A window from Gossypium raimondii isolate GPD5lz chromosome 7, ASM2569854v1, whole genome shotgun sequence encodes these proteins:
- the LOC105785883 gene encoding glutamate-1-semialdehyde 2,1-aminomutase 2, chloroplastic, whose translation MAASISGIGIGLGLSCSSNLSKSLHSSQSSGFRVKMTVSVEDKKKNYTLQKSEEAFNAAKNLMPGGVNSPVRAFKSVGGQPIVIDSVKGSHMWDIDGNEYIDYVGSWGPAIIGHADDEVLAALAETMKKGTSFGAPCLLENVLAEMVISAVPSIEMVRFVNSGTEACMGVLRLARAFTGREKIIKFEGCYHGHADPFLVKAGSGVATLGLPDSPGVPRAATFETLTAPYNDILAVENLFNSNKGELAAVILEPVVGNSGFIPPKPDFLEALQRLTKENGTLLIFDEVMTGFRLSYGGAQEYFGITPDLTTLGKIIGGGLPVGAYGGRREIMEMVAPAGPMYQAGTLSGNPLAMTAGIQTLKRLKEPGTYEYLDKITGQLVQGILDAGKKTGHALCGGYINGMFGFFFTEGPVYNFDDAKKSDTAKFARFYRGMLEEGVYLAPSQFEAGFTSLAHTQEDIQKTIAAAEKVLSKI comes from the exons ATGGCGGCCTCAATAAGTGGAATTGGAATTGGGTTAGGTCTTTCTTGTTCTTCCAACCTTTCTAAATCACTTCATTCTTCACAATCCTCTGGTTTTCGTGTTAAGATGACTGTTTCTGTTGAAGATAAAAAGAAGAATTATACCCTTCAAAAATCTGAAGAAGCTTTCAATGCTGCCAAG AATTTGATGCCTGGAGGTGTAAATTCTCCTGTCCGTGCCTTTAAATCAGTTGGTGGACAACCGATTGTGATTGATTCTGTTAAAGGTTCTCACATGTGGGACATAGATGGTAATGAGTATATCGACTATGTTGGCTCCTGGGGTCCAGCTATAATTGGTCATGCAGATGATGAG GTCCTTGCAGCTTTGGCTGAAACTATGAAGAAAGGAACAAGCTTTGGCGCTCCTTGTCTTCTTGAGAATGTTCTAGCAGAGATGGTAATCTCTGCTGTTCCTAGCATTGAAATGGTTCgatttgtaaactctggtacAGAAGCATGCATGGGTGTGCTCCGTCTTGCCCGTGCTTTTACTGGTCGAGAGAAGATCATTAAATTTGAGGGTTGTTATCATGGCCATGCCGATCCATTTCTTGTCAAGGCAGGTAGTGGAGTCGCTACTTTAGGGCTTCCTGACTCTCCTGGTGTTCCCAGAGCAGCTACATTCGAAACTCTAACTGCCCCTTACAATGATATATTGGCTGTTGAGAATCTATTTAACAGTAACAAAGGGGAACTTGCAGCGGTTATTCTTGAACCTGTTGTTGGGAACTCTGGCTTCATTCCGCCTAAACCTGACTTCCTTGAGGCTCTACAACGCTTAACCAAGGAAAATGGCACTCTCCTCATATTTGATGAAGTGATGACCGGATTTCGCTTGTCCTATGGTGGCGCACAGGAATATTTTGGGATTACTCCTGATTTAACAACCCTAGGGAAGATAATTGGTGGTGGTCTTCCTGTTGGTGCATATGGAGGAAGGAGGGAGATCATGGAGATGGTGGCACCAGCAGGGCCAATGTACCAGGCTGGGACCTTGAGTGGGAACCCATTGGCGATGACAGCCGGGATACAGACCCTTAAGCGGTTGAAAGAGCCAGGAACATATGAATACTTGGATAAGATCACCGGACAACTTGTTCAAGGCATTTTAGATGCTGGAAAAAAGACAGGACACGCACTCTGTGGAGGGTATATCAATGGGATGTTTGGATTTTTCTTCACAGAAGGACCTGTTTATAACTTTGACGATGCAAAGAAGAGTGATACAGCAAAATTTGCCAGGTTTTATAGGGGAATGCTGGAGGAAGGTGTATACTTGGCACCTTCACAGTTCGAAGCTGGATTTACAAGCTTGGCACATACTCAGGAAGACATCCAAAAGACCATTGCAGCCGCCGAGAAAGTTCTTAGCAAGATTTAA